A single window of Chloracidobacterium thermophilum B DNA harbors:
- a CDS encoding P-II family nitrogen regulator has translation MKLITAIIRPERLPEVKNALFRIGVTGLSVHGIRGHGGEPEIIEYVRGQRIVVDFTEKVALRIAVSEPFVEPTITAILTAARTGNVGDGKIFVQPLERVIRIRTGEENEAALTPLTADEVQARALQEASGQTTSGKTTDHSER, from the coding sequence ATGAAGCTCATCACGGCCATCATTCGTCCCGAACGTCTCCCAGAGGTCAAAAATGCGCTGTTTCGCATTGGTGTCACCGGTTTGTCCGTCCACGGTATCCGGGGACACGGCGGTGAACCCGAAATCATCGAGTATGTTCGCGGACAACGCATCGTGGTTGACTTCACGGAAAAAGTCGCGCTGCGCATTGCCGTTTCCGAGCCTTTCGTGGAACCGACCATCACGGCCATTCTCACGGCGGCACGCACTGGGAACGTGGGCGATGGGAAAATCTTTGTTCAGCCCCTGGAGCGGGTCATCCGCATCCGTACCGGCGAGGAAAATGAAGCGGCCCTGACGCCGCTCACCGCGGACGAGGTACAGGCGCGGGCGCTCCAGGAAGCCTCTGGCCAGACAACTTCCGGGAAGACAACCGACCATTCTGAGCGATAG